The Bacillus sp. Y1 genome includes the window CTTCTTTCCATTTCTTTCGCTGCCTCAATAAGAGTATGGAAACCCTTTTCCTTTACCATCCTACCAATTGAAAACACCATTTTTTTCTCTAAATGGATAGGGAATTTTCCCAATACTTCTTTACTATAAATAATGTTGGCAATGCTTGTATCTATTCCATTGGGAATCATGACAATTTTATGGGGCTCTATATCAAAAATGTGAAGTACTTCTTCTTTCATAGATGTACTGCAAATAATGACTTTATCTGAATGATGAATGAGCTCTTTCTCTTGTTCATAAATTTTCTTTTGCATTTCAGTATATATGCCTTCGTTCCTACCATGTTCAGTAGCGTGAATTGTAGTAACTAAAGGTAATTTTCGTTTTTCTTTCAATGTCACCGCAGCAGCACCTACGAGCCAATCATGAGCATGAATCAAAGCATATTCATGTTCTTCCATAAGATCCATAGCTTGATGAATAATTGCTAAGTTCAAACCACCGACCCAACGAATAAAACTGGGGTCTCCCTCATTTAAGGGAACCACTCTAAAAATTTCTATATTTCCTATTCTTTCATACATAGGAAGCTCCTCAATCCAAGTCGTTATGATATGGATCTTATAGCCAATTGAGGTTAATGCTTTAGCTAATCCTTCCACATGTCTGGACAAGCCTCCAACAACATTAGGAGGGTACTCCCATGAAAGCATAAGAATTTTCTTATTGTTCACGTTCCCACTCACTTTCCTTCACATTTTCATAGAAGCTGTATGTACTTACAT containing:
- a CDS encoding glycosyltransferase family 4 protein; translated protein: MNNKKILMLSWEYPPNVVGGLSRHVEGLAKALTSIGYKIHIITTWIEELPMYERIGNIEIFRVVPLNEGDPSFIRWVGGLNLAIIHQAMDLMEEHEYALIHAHDWLVGAAAVTLKEKRKLPLVTTIHATEHGRNEGIYTEMQKKIYEQEKELIHHSDKVIICSTSMKEEVLHIFDIEPHKIVMIPNGIDTSIANIIYSKEVLGKFPIHLEKKMVFSIGRMVKEKGFHTLIEAAKEMERSRPDVYFIIAGKGPMLQEFRHRVEMLGLKNIHFIGFVTDAEREALFKQCYLAVFPSLYEPFGIVALEAMAYSKPTIVSNVGGLKSIIHHLNTGLLMSSNNPKSFIEQATILLDNEELAIQLGESGKRMVEAMYSWKRIAEDTHRVFEETVLQIRL